The genomic window TCGAAGGCAGCATCGATGCAATCGCCAGGTTGGCACAGGCCGGCTACACCATCGCGGTTGCCACGAACCAGTCCGGCATCGCGCGGGGCTATCTTTCGCTCGAGACGCTTCAGGCCATCCATCGGCGCATGGAGGAGGCGGTGACAGAGGCGGGCGGCGCGATCGCACACATCGCCTTTTGCCCGCATGGGCCAGGCGACGGCTGCGCGTGCCGCAAGCCGCTGCCGGGAATGATCGACGAGATACTTGATCGGCTCGGCGCGCAGCATATCGAAGAGCGCTGGCTCGTCGGTGATAGCCTGCGCGACCTGCAGGCAGGCGTCTCGCGCGGGTTCCGGCCGGTACTTGTGCGAACCGGCAAAGGCGTGAAAACGGAAATGGACCGGTCGAGCCTCCCGGAAAACACGCTGATTTTCGACGATCTGGCCCGTTTCGCCGAACACATCATCGCGGAGGGCGGCGCATGAGGGAACCGATGGAACTCGATCTGGTCATCATCGGCGGCGGCGTCGCCGGTCTGTGGCTGCTCAACCGGGCGACGCAGGACGGCTTCAACGCGCTGTTGATCGAGAAGACCGCGCTTGGTGGTGGGCAGACCCGATACGCCCAGGGCATCATCCATGGGGGCACGAAATACGCGCTGAGCGGTGCGATGACGCCTGCTGCCGATGCGATCGGCCGGATGCCGAACCTCTGGCGCGATTGCCTGAAGGGTCAAGGCGAGCTTGATCTCCAAGGCGTGCGGGAGCTTTCAGATGCCACCTATCTCTGGTCTGCCGGATCGCTGACATCGCAGGTGACGTCGTTCTTCGCGAGCAAGGCAATGCGCTCCCGCGTCGACCGCGTCGACGACCATGACAAACCCTCTATCTTCCAGCTGCCGGGTGCGAGTGGGTCAGTCTATCGTCTCAACGAGTTCGTGCTCGACATGCCGTCGCTGGTTGAAACTCTGGCAGCACCGCTTAAGGATCGCATCATCCACGCTGCCGCCGAGACGATGTCATATGGTTTCAATGATGCCGGCAATGTCAGCAGCATCAACCTTGAGGACGGGCTCGTTCTCAAGTCGCGTGCCCTCGTCCTGACATCCGGTGCGGGCCATGAGGACCTTGCAGCACGCCTCAACATCGTGCGCCCGCAATTGCAGCGGCGGCCGCTGCACATGGTGGTGGCACGCCACACGGTCGATCTTCCGCTTTTCGGCCACTGCATCGGCATGTCCAGCAGCCCGCTCCTCACCGTGACGAGCCATCCGTCGAGCGATGGCCGTGTCGTCTGGTATCTCG from Georhizobium profundi includes these protein-coding regions:
- a CDS encoding FAD-dependent oxidoreductase — encoded protein: MREPMELDLVIIGGGVAGLWLLNRATQDGFNALLIEKTALGGGQTRYAQGIIHGGTKYALSGAMTPAADAIGRMPNLWRDCLKGQGELDLQGVRELSDATYLWSAGSLTSQVTSFFASKAMRSRVDRVDDHDKPSIFQLPGASGSVYRLNEFVLDMPSLVETLAAPLKDRIIHAAAETMSYGFNDAGNVSSINLEDGLVLKSRALVLTSGAGHEDLAARLNIVRPQLQRRPLHMVVARHTVDLPLFGHCIGMSSSPLLTVTSHPSSDGRVVWYLGGGLAETGVERTEDEQIAAARETIDRLLPQLRPFQAEWATLRIDRAEPLQPGGARPDGAFVEEVGNCLVAWPTKLALAPELARLALGKLRPRLGEGAQASVDWSRLADLPRPEVARLPWEETIKWT
- the gmhB gene encoding D-glycero-beta-D-manno-heptose 1,7-bisphosphate 7-phosphatase, which encodes MKLVILDRDGVINYDSDAFIRSVDEWRPIEGSIDAIARLAQAGYTIAVATNQSGIARGYLSLETLQAIHRRMEEAVTEAGGAIAHIAFCPHGPGDGCACRKPLPGMIDEILDRLGAQHIEERWLVGDSLRDLQAGVSRGFRPVLVRTGKGVKTEMDRSSLPENTLIFDDLARFAEHIIAEGGA